In Sander vitreus isolate 19-12246 chromosome 8, sanVit1, whole genome shotgun sequence, the genomic window ATTTGGTGGAAAGACATGCCAAATACAGAGGGATTTCAAGATAAAAGACAATGGATTTTGTACCGTTCTCTGTTTTCAGCACTACAACTCGAATCCGCTTTTGTCTCAGATTtgaaaaaattaaagaaaacacatcaaacaaaTGCTGTTTCAAGATTTCAGCAGCGTGGCAAATACATATGAATAATTTATTTGAAAAAGTCTAGAAAATATAAACAGTATAGTtgcagtgacaaaaacatgttcaaACACATCCAGCACATAACATTTGCACACTTGGCATTGCAACAGTTAATCAGTATTTACAAAACAACCTTGGTTCTATGAGACCCAGCTTCACATAGAAATTAGAGCTGCAGTGCTCTGCAGAAAATATTCTTTCTACAACGTGACATTTTAATCCTTCTCCAAAATGCATTAGAGACACTTGGAAGGCAAGCcctataatttatttatttatttgacaaataCATCCCCCTCGCTTCCTGTGTCTGATTTAGGGTCAGGTTTACTCTGAAATGGTACCTGGGCTCTTTCAACTGTGTTTTTTCCACCATgtttaaacacattaaaaaacaaattatgaGAAAATTgaatcctaaaaaaaacaaaaacaaaaaaaactttcagtTCAATTCAAGAAGAGTTTTCAATCAACACATACAGCAGTAGGGACTTAATTCTGGATCAATACTTTTTCTAGCATCAAACACACGCTTGACATTTGGCACTTTTAACATCTTTAACAAAACCATAAAAAGTGATATTAGTTTAGGCATTATTGAAAAATAAGATAAATTACATTCATGTTATCAGCATCATGACAGAGAGGAAAGTcagctgaaataaataaataaataaataacagtaaTAGTTagtactttttttctaccatgtGACTGGTTGAAAGGTCCTGTGTTCCACTAAACTGTGAGACAAGTTTCTGAGTTCAGCTGCAGAGTGAACCTGTTTGTATCCCAGCAGAGCCAGAGTGTCGTTGCACAGATTCTGGACAGTCCTCACGATGTCAAAGCCCAGACGAAGCCTCCAGCTCTCTGCTGTCGCCCTGGAGTCTCTGGTGGTAGAGTACCTGTAGTTCCACTCTGACGGAGACGACACGTTACTGTTGGTGTTCTTTGCAATCCACAGCCGCACCCTGTCCTCCATCTCCAGCCCCACAAACCTGTAGATCTCAGTGGCCTTGTCCTTCGGGTTGAACGCCAGGTCCTCATACCGCACCAGCAGGTAGCGTCCCCGCAGCCATGCCGGTCTTTGCAGGCCTGTTTCTGCAGAGGCAGCCATATCCTTGCAGGTGCTGGTGATCTGTGTCAGGTCCACGTATCGAGGCTGCCGCCCGGTCGCGTTCCATATTTTCCAAGCGCGGAATTGATCTGAAAACGCcatcatgcgtgaggcgaggaTGGCTCTGGGGTCTCTCACCAGGTGGATGATCTTCAGGTCCAGGCGTGGATCTTCTGTCAAGGTGCGCAGGTCTCCCACCTCAGGGACCCGCACAGTCTTTATGGCTATGTGTTCCCTTGACAGACATGACATGGAGGCTAGGGTAAGGTTTAGGGCCCCGCACTTCTTAGGACACCACGTTTCATCAGGCAGATCAGAGGCCGCTATATCCCCTCCTTCCGAGCACACGGGAGGGGAACAAAGCGCGTGGCTGGAGCTTCGGCGGAAGTAGGAGCTTGTGACATGGTCCCGGGGCTCCGGGCGGATGTAGTTCTCCATGAAGTGAAGATCACAGGTGTACAGATTGAGGAGGAGGTCCCTGTACGCTCCCAGAAGGGCCCGGCGGTCCAGGGTGCGACGCAGCCTGCTGCTGGAGTTGGTGAAAGCCTGCTGGACATGGTAGAGAGGTTCAAACACATAGAAGATCCCTGGGTGCTGGTTGAGGAGCTGCCCGGTGAAGGAGGAGCCGCTGCGCGTGGTGGCAAACAGCAGGATGTGCTTCCGAGGCGACTCAACTGGCATCCAACTGTCATCACATAAGGCTCTCCATCTGGAGTCTTGAGGAAAGAAACAACAAAGTCATGTACTTTACATGTTTAACTCATATTATGTGATACTAACATCAATTGCATCATGTTTTCGTAGAATAAGTTAAAATAACACATCACACAACCTGTTTGACCTATATTCAAGTTCTGGTAAAAAGAGGAGTTATTTCACTTACTTCAGAAGGGTTGCTTCAGCtcataaaagtgaaaatgagttGGTTTTCATTATAACTTC contains:
- the LOC144521579 gene encoding carbohydrate sulfotransferase 1, translated to MCEGCRARGGGRMECSWKTVLLLVCASLGVQYTAIRTLRDSLSGPCQGTYRCQTRHHRDSRWRALCDDSWMPVESPRKHILLFATTRSGSSFTGQLLNQHPGIFYVFEPLYHVQQAFTNSSSRLRRTLDRRALLGAYRDLLLNLYTCDLHFMENYIRPEPRDHVTSSYFRRSSSHALCSPPVCSEGGDIAASDLPDETWCPKKCGALNLTLASMSCLSREHIAIKTVRVPEVGDLRTLTEDPRLDLKIIHLVRDPRAILASRMMAFSDQFRAWKIWNATGRQPRYVDLTQITSTCKDMAASAETGLQRPAWLRGRYLLVRYEDLAFNPKDKATEIYRFVGLEMEDRVRLWIAKNTNSNVSSPSEWNYRYSTTRDSRATAESWRLRLGFDIVRTVQNLCNDTLALLGYKQVHSAAELRNLSHSLVEHRTFQPVTW